TCACCGGCGGCGCCGGCAACGACACGCTTGACGGCGGCGCCGGCAACGACACGCTGAATGGCGGTGCTGGCAACGACACGCTGATCGGCGGGACCGGTTCCGACACGATGTCGGGCGGGACGGGCGACGACACCTATGTGGTCGATATTGCGAGCGACCTGGTGATCGAGAATGCGAATGAGGGGACGGACACGGTCCAGACGGCGCTTGTCAGCTATACGCTCGGCAACAATGTCGAGAACCTGACCTATACGGGCTCCGCCAACTTCACCGGCACCGGCAATACGCTCGCCAACACGATCACTGGCGGCGCCGGCAATGACACGCTGAACGGCGGGGCAGGTTTGGACACGTTGATTGGTGGCGACGGCAACGACACCTACATCATCGACAATGCCGGTGACATCGTTACCGAAGCTGCCGATCAGGGGATCGACACGGTTCGCACGACACTGGCAAGCTATACGCTTGGCAGCGATGTCGAGAACCTCGCCTATATCGGCACGGCGGCCTTTGTCGGAACAGGCAATGATCTCGACAACACGATCACGGGTGGCGCTGCCAACGATACGCTTTCCGGCGGTGTCGGCAACGATACGCTGAATGGCGGGGCTGGTGCCGACAGCTTGATCGGCGGCGAGGGCAACGACATCTATATCGTCGACCATGCCGGCGACATCGTCACGGAAGCGGCCAGCGCCGGGACTGACACGGTTCGCACGACACTGGCCGCTTACACACTGGGGGCAATGTCGAGAACCTCACCTATAGCGGCACGGCAGCCTTTGTCGGAACAGGAAATCTGCTCGACAACATTATCATAGGCGGTGTTGCTGCCGACAAGCTCGTGGGGGCTGGCGGCAACGACACTTTGATCGGCGGTGGTGGCTCCGACACGATGCTGGGCGGGATTGGCGACGACACCTATGTGGTCGATATTGCGACCGACATCGTGATCGAGAATGTGAACGAAGGGACGGACACGGTCCAGACGGCGCTTTCAAGCTATACGCTCGGCAACAATGTCGAGAACCTGACCTATACGGGCTCCGCCAGCTTCACCGGCACCGGCAATGCGCTCGCCAACACGATCACTGGCGGCGCCGGCAATGACACGCTGAATGGCGGGGCCGGTTTGGACAGCTTGATCGGCGGAGCGGGCAACGACACCTATATCGTCGACAATGCCGGTGACATCGTCACCGAAGACGCCGATGCGGGGACCGACACGGTTCGCACGAACCTGGCGAGCTATACGCTTGCCGACAATGTCGAGAACCTGAGCTTTGCCGGCACAGGGGCTTTCGCCGGGACCGGTAACGATCTCGACAACACGATCACGGGTGGCGCTGCCATTGATACGCTTTCCGGCGACGCCGGCAACGACACGCTGGATGGCGGGGCAGGTGCGGACAGCTTGACTGGTGGTGAAGGCGACGACACCTACATCGTCGACAATGCGGGCGACCTCGTCACCGAAGCCGCCGATGAGGGTACCGACACCGTTCGCACGACACTGGCGAACTATACGCTTGGCAGCGATGTCGAGAACCTCACCTATACCGGCACGGTCGCCTTTGCCGGGACCGGCAATGACCTTGCCAATACGATCAAGGGTGGGGCAGGTGCCGACACCCTGGACGGAAAGGCCGGTGCGGACAGCTTGATCGGCGCAGCCGGCAACGACACCTATATTGTCGATGATGTTGGCGACGTGGTCACCGAAGCCGCCAATCAAGGCACCGATCTGATCAAGACGGCGCTTTCAAGCTATACGCTCGACAACAATGTCGAGAGCCTGCTCTATACGGGCTCTTCCAGCTTCACCGGCACCGGCAATGCGCTCGTCAACGCGATCACCGGCGGCGCCGGCAACGACACGCTTGACGGCGGCGCCGGCAACGACACGCTGAATGGGGGTGCTGGCAACGACACGCTGATCGGCGGGACCGGTTCCGACACGATGTCGGGCGGGACGGGCGACGACACCTATGTGGTCGATATTGCGAGCGACCTGGTGATCGAGAATGCGAATGAGGGGACGGACACGGTCCAGACGGCGCTTGTCAGCTATACGCTTGGCAACAATGTCGAGAACCTGACCTATACGGGTTCCGCCAGCTTCACCGGCACCGGCAATGCGCTCGCCAATATGATCACCGGCGGCGCCTTCAACGACACGCTGAACGGCGGGGCAGGTTTGGACACGTTGATCGGTGGCGACGGCAACGACATCTACATCGTCGACAATGCCGGTGACATCGTCACCGAAGCCGCCGATGAGGGGATCGACACGGTTCGCACGACACTGGCGAACTATACGCTTGGCAGCGATGTCGAGAACCTCGCCTACATCGGTACGACGGCCTTTGTCGGAACAGGCAATGATCTCGACAACACGATCACGGGTGGCGCTGCCGCTGATACGCTTTCCGGCGGTGCCGGCAACGATACGCTGAATGGTGGGGCCGGGGCCGACAGCTTGATCGGTGGGGCTGGCAACGACACCTATATCGTCGACCATGCCGGCGACATCGTCACCGAAGCGGCCAGCGCCGGGACCGACATGGTTCGCACGACACTGGCCGCCTACACACTGGCGGCCAATGTCGAGAACCTCACCTATATCGGCACGGCAGCCTTTGTCGGAACAGGAAATAGCCTCGATAATTCGATCACGGGTGGTGCTGCCGCCGATACGCTTTCCGGCGGTGCCGGCAACGATACGCTGAATGGCGGAGCCGGGGCCGATCGTTTGATCGGCGGGACGGGCAACGACACCTATATCGTCGACAATGCCGGCGACCTTGTCACCGAAGCGGCCGACGCGGGGACAGACACGATCCACACGGCGCTCGCGACCTACTCGATCGCCGCACTGACCAATGTCGAGAACCTGACCTATACCGGGTCCGCCAACTTCACCGGCGCCGGCAATGCGCTCGCCAACACGATCACCGGCGGCGCCGGCAATGATGTGCTGAATGGCGGGGCAGGTGCTGACAGCTTGATCGGCGGGGCGGGCAACGACACCTACATCGTTGACCATGCCGGCGACGTCGTCACCGAAACCGCCGACGCAGGCATCGACATGGTTCGCACGACACTAGCCGCCTACACACTGGGGACCAATGTCGAGAACCTCACCTATATCGGAACAGAAGGGTTTGCCGGAATAGGGAATGCGCTGGACAACATTATCGTCGGCGGCAGTGGTTCTAATACCTTAAAGGGCGGCGCCGGCAACGATACCCTCACTGGTGGAGCGGCAACCGACGTCTTCATTTATTCGACGAACTGGGGTCATGATACGATCACAAACTTCGTGGCAACCGGCTTCGCACAGGACGTGATCTCGATCGATGACAGCATTTTCGCCGACTGGGACTCGCTTTTTGCGGCAACCGAGCAGTCCGGGGATGATACAATTATCAGAGCCGATGCCGACAACACCATAACGCTAACGAATGTTGCTCTTGCAAATCTGCATTCGTGGGACTTCTCCTT
This Rhizobium acidisoli DNA region includes the following protein-coding sequences:
- a CDS encoding beta strand repeat-containing protein — translated: MGAGGNDTLIGGGGSDTMLGGIGDDTYVVDIATDIVIENVNEGTDTVQTALSSYTLGNNVENLTYTGSASFTGTGNALANTITGGAGNDTLNGGAGLDSLIGGAGNDTYIVDNAGDIVTEDADAGTDTVRTNLASYTLADNVENLSFAGTGAFAGTGNDLDNTITGGAAIDTLSGDAGNDTLDGGAGADSLTGGEGDDTYIVDNAGDLVTEAADEGTDTVRTTLANYTLGSDVENLTYTGTVAFAGTGNDLANTIKGGAGADTLDGKAGADSLIGAAGNDTYIVDDVGDVVTEAANQGTDLIKTALSSYTLDNNVESLLYTGSSSFTGTGNALVNAITGGAGNDTLDGGAGNDTLNGGAGNDTLIGGTGSDTMSGGTGDDTYVVDIASDLVIENANEGTDTVQTALVSYTLGNNVENLTYTGSASFTGTGNALANMITGGAFNDTLNGGAGLDTLIGGDGNDIYIVDNAGDIVTEAADEGIDTVRTTLANYTLGSDVENLAYIGTTAFVGTGNDLDNTITGGAAADTLSGGAGNDTLNGGAGADSLIGGAGNDTYIVDHAGDIVTEAASAGTDMVRTTLAAYTLAANVENLTYIGTAAFVGTGNSLDNSITGGAAADTLSGGAGNDTLNGGAGADRLIGGTGNDTYIVDNAGDLVTEAADAGTDTIHTALATYSIAALTNVENLTYTGSANFTGAGNALANTITGGAGNDVLNGGAGADSLIGGAGNDTYIVDHAGDVVTETADAGIDMVRTTLAAYTLGTNVENLTYIGTEGFAGIGNALDNIIVGGSGSNTLKGGAGNDTLTGGAATDVFIYSTNWGHDTITNFVATGFAQDVISIDDSIFADWDSLFAATEQSGDDTIIRADADNTITLTNVALANLHSWDFSFA